DNA from Streptomyces rishiriensis:
GCACGCCCTCGTGCTCTCCCGCGACGGGCTGAAGCTCTGCCGTACCCCGGAACTGACGGTCGACCAGGCCGACCAGCTCGCCGCCATCGCCGCCGGCATCCAGTCGCTGTCGCACGGCGCCTCGGTCGAGTTCGGCGACGGCAGCGGAGGCGTACGTTCCTCGATGACCGAGTTCTACGGCGGAACGCTGTTCATCGTGGAGGCCGGCGAAGGCGCGCACCTGGCCGTGGTCACCACCGAGGAGGCCGAACCCGGACTCGTCGGGCACAACATGAGCGAGCTGGTGGAACAGCTCGGCGAACACCTGACGGCCCCGCCCCGCACGGCGTGAAGCGCCCGGGCAGGGACGACGCCCCCGACCGGCTCTACACCCTCACCGGGGGCCGCAGCCGTTCGGGGCCCGACAGTCCCTTCGACCTCGTGACGCTGGTGGTGGCCGAGAGCGACCCCACCGTCGGCATGCAGTCCGAGCACGCGGCGGTCCTCAGGCTGGCGCAGGCGCCCACCGCCGTGGTGGAGGTCGCCGCCGAACTGGGGCTTCCCGTGAGCATCACCAAGATCCTTCTCTCCGACCTGCTCGCCGCCGGCCGGGTCAGCGCCCGCCACCCCCGCAACTCCGCCCTTCCCGATCCCGACGTCTTGGAGCAGGTGCTCGTTGGACTCCGCAACCTCTGACGTGCGCACCCCCCTGGGTGCCACCGCCGACAACGGTCTGAAGATCGTGGTCGTGGGCGGCTTCGGCGTCGGAAAGACGACCATGGTCCGTTCGGTCAGCGAGATCCGTCCCCTCAACACCGAGGAGACGATGACGAGGGCCGGCGAGACGGTCGACGACACCAGCGAGATCCGCGGGAAGACCGCGACCACCGTGGCCTTCGACTTCGGCCGGATCACCCTCGACGAGCGCAACGTGCTGTACCTCTTCGGCGCGCCCGGCCAGGAGCGCTTCTGGTTCCTCTGGGACCGGCTGTTCTCCGGCACCCTCGGCGCGGTCGTCCTGGTGGACACCCGGCGCATCGGCGACTCCTGGTACGCGATCGACCGTCTGGAGCGCCACGGCACGCCGTTCATCGTCGCCTGCAACGACTTCGGCGGCGCCCGCCACGCGCACGAGGACGTCCGCGAGGCTCTCGACCTCGATCCGCAGGTGCCCCTGATCGACTGCGACGCCCGTACCCGGGAGTCCAGCAAGCAGGTCCTCATCACGCTGGTCCAGCACATCCAGAGCCGGTACGCCGGGCAGCGGGACCACGCCGCCGCTTCATCACGGGAGTTCGTGTGAGCACCGACGCCGTTCCGCTCAGCGGTCCGCGCTTCCAGACCGAACCCTCCCGGCTGTACCGGGAGATGCGTGCGCAGCACGGCGCCGTCGCCCCCGTCCTGCTGGACGGCGACGTCCCGGCCTGGCTCGTCCTCGGCTACCGCGAACTGCACCAGGTCACGGGCGACCCGGTCCTGTTCAGCCGTGACTCGGAGCTGTGGAACCAGTGGGACACCATTCCCGGGGACTGGCCCCTGCTGCCGATGATCGGCCGCAAGCAGCCGTCGATCCTCTACACGGTCGGTGAGCGGCACCGCGAGCGGGCCGCCATGATCAGCAACGCGCTGGAGGCCAGCGACCCCACCCGGCTGCGCCGCCACGCCGAGCGGTTCGCCGACGAACTGATCGACGCGCTGTGCACCGAGGGAACGGCCGATCTCGTCGGCCAGTACGCCATGCTGCTGCCCGTTCGCGTCCTGGCGCAGTTGTACGGCTTCTCCGACGAGGACGGACCGGGCCTGGTCACCGCGTTGAACGACATGATCGACGGCCGGGAGCGCGCCCTCGCCGGTCAGAGCCATCTGGCCCGCTCCATGGGCGAGTTGCTGGCCGCCCGCCGGGCCGCACCCGCCGACGACGTGGTCTCCCGCATGCTGGCCGACCCCCGGTGGTTTCACCGACGAGGAGATCGCCCAGGACCTCATGGTGATGATGGCGGCCGGACACCAGCCCACCGCCGACTGGATCGGCAACTCGCTGCGGCTGATGCTCACCGACGGTCGTTTCGCCGCGTCGCTCTTCGGTGGCCGCAACAGCGTCGCGGAGGCGATGAACGAGGTGCTCTGGGAGGACACGCCGACCCAGAACGTCGCCGGCCGCTGGGCGTCGCGCGACACCCACCTCGGCGGGCAGCACATCCGGGCCGGCGACCTGCTCCTCCTCGGCCTGCAGGCAGCGAACTCCGACCCTCAGGTGCGTCCGGTCGGAGACGACCTCACCGGCGGCAACAACGCCCACTTCTCCTTCGGCCACGGTGAGCACCGCTGCCCGTTCCCGGCCCAGGAGGTCGCCGAGGTGATCGCCCGGACAGGGATCGAGGTCGTCCTCGACCGGCTGCCCGACATCGATCTCGACGTCCCGGCCGACCTCCTGACCCGCCGCCCGTCGCCCTGGCTGCGCGGGCTGACGGAACTGCCCGTGCGGTTCACACCCACCCCTGCCCTGGGAGGCAACTGATCATGACGTCCGGAACCGAAGAGCTGCGGATTCCCCTGGACCCGTTCGTCACCGACCTGGACGGTGAGAGCGCCAAGCTGCGGGCGGCCGGGCCGCTCGCCGCGGTCGAACTGCCCGGCGGGGTCCCGGTGTGGGCGGTCACCCGGCACGCCGAGGCCAGGGCATTGCTGACCGATCCGAGGCTGGTCAAGGACATCGAGGTCTGGGGCGCCTGGCGGCGCGGCGAGATCCCGTCCGACTGGCCCCTGATCGGCCTGGCCAACCCCGGCCGCTCCATGCTCACCGTGGACGGCGCCGACCACCGCAGGATGCGCGGCCTCGTCGCCCAGGCCCTCACCCCGCGCCGGGTGGAGGCGATGCGCGAGCGGATCACGGAGCTCACCGCGCGGCTGCTGGACCGGCTGCCCGCCGACGCCGACGTCGTCGACCTCAAGGCGGAGTTCGCCTACCCCTTGCCGATGTACGTCGTCGCCGATCTCATGGGCATCGAGGAGAGCCGACTGCCGCGGCTGAAGGTGCTGTTCGAGAAGTTCTTCTCCACCCAGACCCCGCCGCAGGAGGTCGTCGCCACCCTCGTCGAACTGGCGGGGATCATGGCCGAGACCGTCGCCGCCAAGCGCGCCGAGCCCGGTGACGACCTGACCAGCGCGCTCGTCCTGGCCTCGGAGGACGGCGACCGTCTCACCGACGAGGAGATCGTCTCCACGCTCCAGCTCATGGTCGCCGCCGGCCACGAGACCACCATCTCCCTGATCGTCAACGCCGTCGTCAACCTCTCCACCCACCCGGACCAGCGCGCACTGGTCCTCTCGGGCGAGGTGGACTGGTCCGCGGTGATCGAGGAGACCCTGCGCTGGTCGACACCGACGTCGCACGTGCTGATCAGGTTCGCGACCGAGGACGTGCCGGTCGGCGACCGGGTCATCCCGGCGGGCGACGCGCTCATCGTCTCCTACGGCGCGATAGGCCGCGACGAGGAGGCGCACGGCCCCTCGGCCGGCGAGTTCGACATCACCCGTGAGACCCGCACCCGCCACATCTCCTTCGGTCACGGCCCGCACGTCTGCCCCGGCGCGGCCCTGTCCCGTCTGGAGGCGGGCGTGGCGCTGCCCGCGCTGTACGCCCGCTTCCCCGGCCTGCATCTGGCGGTGGAGCCGTCGGCCCTGCGCAACAAGCCGGTGGTGACCCAGAACGACCTCTTCGAGCTCCCCGTCCGGCTCGCCCCCGCGGCTCTCTGACGCACTTTCGCAAGCCACTCGCACCGCGTGCGTCCGTACGGCCGTGATGCGAGGCAGAAGAAGGTGACGAGCTCCCGTCCCGTGCCCCGAGCCGGGACGGGAGCCGTTCGACGTGGGCCGAGCAGAGCAGGAGCCGGCCCGCCGGGAGGCGCCCGGAATCCGATCACTGGGCCCCATGCCCCTCTGGGCCGTTGTACGACGCCGGGCGCCTCGTGGCTCAGGCGGCCCGGGTGAGTTCGGCGCGACCGAACAGCAGGGCGTACCCGGAGGGGAGTTGGGCGAGGACGCGGCTGAGGAGTTCCTCGCCGGCGAGCTGGGCCACGACGCGCAGGACGGTGCCGGTGTCCCATCGGGTGGTGGCCATCGAGCCGCCGGTGCGGGACGCGAGGTCCTTGACGAAACCCCAGCCGGTGAGGGGTTCGGTGGCGGGGATCTCGGAAGTGAGGATGACGGCTGCCTCGTGCGGCAGCCGGGCCGCGAGCTCCACCCGCTCCTCGCCCGTGAGCTGGCGCCCGAGAGCGGCCAGCACAGCGCGCACCGACCTCTCGGCCTGTGCGCGGGTGGGGTACGCGCCTTCGTACCTCACCCTTTCCAGCATCTGCTCGAACGTCGTGCCCGTGGTGGACCGGCACGGCTCCAGCTGGGAAATCATCGGTGACGCGGTCGCCTTTCTCGTCTGGGGTGTTTCTCTTCCGGGGTGATCCCGAGGTGGTGGCCGGGGCTCGCCGGCCGGTCACCACCTCGGTCGGTCAGGGGAGGGGGTGTCGCTGCTCGGGGGTCATACGGGCTGGGGATGGCCGAACAGCAGGTCGTAGCCCGCCGGGAGTTGGAGCAGTATCCGGCGGGTGAGCTCTTCGCCCGCGGCGTCCGAGGCCACACTGAGCACCGCGCTCACATCCCAGGCCGCGGTCCGTTCGGTGGCTCCCTCGATCCATGCCGCGGTGGCCCGCACGAACCTCTCGGGGGAGAGCGGCTCGTGCGCCTGGAGCGGATTGAGCAGCAGGAGCGCCATGCCCTCCGGCAGCCGGGCCGCCAGTTCCGCCCTTACCTCGCCCACCAGGTGAGCGCCCAGAAGCGCCAGCACCGTGCGGGCGGCCCGCTCGGCTTCCTCGGTGGTTTCGTACGCGCCGCGTTCCTTGACCTGGTCCAGGAACGCTTCCCAACGCATGGCCATCGCTGCTCCCTCGTGTGTAGGGCGGCGAGTGCGGAGGGGCGGGGGCGGCCGCAGCAGGGGAGGCCGCCTGCCCGCCTCGGTCTCGGCCGGGAGGAACTCAGCCGCTGATCTCCTTGTGCGCGGAGCCGCCGCCGATGGCGATCTTGCGCGGCTTGGCGCGCTCGGCGATCGGGATGCGCAGCGTCAGCACCCCGGCGTCGTAGTCCGCCTTGATGTGGTCGGTGTCCAGGGTGTCGGCCAGGACGACCTGGCGGGAGAAGACACCCAGAGGCCGCTCGGAGAGCTCCATCTGCACGTCGTCCGCCTTGGCGACGGGGCGCCGCTCGGCCTTGACGGTCAGCATGTTCCGCTCGACGTCGATCTCGATCGCGTCCGTGGGGACGCCGGGCAGGTCGAGCGCGATCACGTACTCCTCGCCCTCACGGTAGGCGTCCATCGGCATCGCCGACGGCCGCGACCAGGTGCCGGGCGTGTGCAGGAGCTGCTGGGTGAGTCGGTCGAGCTCACGGAACGGGTCGGTGCGCATCAACATCGGGAAACACCTCCAGTGTTCGGGTCAGCGCTGTGCTGCCAATGCGGTTCACCTGCCAACCGTTGTAACATGTCATCCAAGCGATGACAAGTGAAGCGTCATCGAAGTGATGACATCCTGGAGGTTCCATGACACAAGAGGATCAGCCCGTCCCCCGCGCCCGCGGCCTCACCCCCGCGTCCTTCCTTGCCGCCGCGGCGCTGAACACGATCCGCGATGCCCTGCACACCGCCCAGACATCGTGGGACGGCGAGCAGCCGGCACCCGCCCAGACCAGCTCCGAGCAGGCACTCGCCGCTCTCCTGCTGCTCCGCGAAGTGCGCGACCAGCTCGCCGAGTGGGAACCGGGGCTGATCGAAGAAGCCCGGGAGGCGGGCAGCAGCTGGGCGGATCTGGCCCACCCGCTCGGCGTCTCCAGCCGTCAGGCCGCCGAGCGCCGCTATCTGCGCGTACGTCCCGGAACCCCCGGGTCCACCGGCGAGCAGCGGGTACAGGCCACCCGCGATCGTCGCGCCGCCGACCGCACCGTCACCGCCTGGGCCCGTGACAACGCGGCGGACCTGCGCCGGCTCGCCGGTCAGATCACCGCGCTCACCGACCTCCCCGCGGCGGCCCGCACCCCTCTCGTCGAGCTCACCGCCGCCCTCGCCGACAACGACGCTGCCGCCCTTGTCGGCCCCCTGACGGTCACGCACCCGTATCTGACACCCGGCCACCCCGAACTGGCGGCGCTGGTCCACGACGTCGCCCGCCACACCGACCGGCTCCGCCGGGACAGTGGCGACCAGCGCCGAGGGCCTCGGACGCCGGGGCCTTGAGCACGGCCGGCCGCACGGGAGCGCTGGACAGGTCGGGCCCCGCCGAAGCCGTGCTGCACGGAATCTCAGCGGGTCTTCGGCGCGTGTCCCGCAACGTTTCCGGCAGCAGGCCGCCCACGATGGCGCCAGGACCTGTACCTGTCGGACGAAAGGGCTCGGTGTGAGCGGACGACGGCGTAGGACAGCTTCGGCCAGGGCACTCCTCGCCGTTTGCCCTCTCGTGGCGGCCCTCGGCGCGTGCGGCGCTCCCGGTGGGCGCGTCGATGCCGCGTCTTCCGCGGTCACGGCTTTGGAGCGGGCCGTCGGCGAAGGCGACCGGGCAGCGATGTGCTCGGCGCTGGCCCCGCAGACGCGCAGTGAGGTGGAGGATTCGGAGAAGAAGGTGTGCCCCGACGCCGTCAGCTCGCAGAGCCTCACGGCTGGGGGCCCTCTCCGCCGTGTGGACGTCTGGGGCCGTCAGGCGCGGGCAGTACTCGCCTCGGACACCCTGTTCCTGTCGCAGTTCCCGGATGGCTGGAAGATCGTCGCCGCGGGATGCCGGCCCCGACCCGGCCGGCCCTACCAGTGCTCCGTCAAGGGGGACTGACCCGTGCGCACCATGTTCACCCTCTGCCTCACCCTCGTCCTGGGAGGCCTTGTCTACTTCACCGCCGTGGGGCTGACGCACCGATGACCGCAGCGAAGAAGCCGGCCCGTCCCAGAGGCACAGGCCATGGTCGGACGCAGCCCACAGGCCGCCGTGGGGTGCTCGGGTTCGTGCGGGACAACGGCATGAGCCTGGGGTTCGGTTGTGCCTTCCTGCTCGCTCTGGCAGGACAGGCGATCGCCGGCTGCGCGGAGTTCAACAACCAGCTCGCCGTCGACGGCCTCGCCCAGGTCGGTTTCCTCGACTACCTCACCTCCTCGGACTTCGCCGTGGACGTCACGGAGAACTGGCAGTCGGAGTACCTGCAGTTCTTCCTGTACATCTTCGCGACCGTCTGGCTCCTCCAGCGCGGATCCCCGGAGTCGAAGGAGATGGACAAAGCGGGCCCCGAGTCGGACGAGGACCAGCGGGTGGGCGAGCACGCCGCGCCCGACTCCCCCCGGTGGGCGAGCGCGGGAGGGGTACGCCAGGCCCTGTTCTCCCGGTCCTTGGGCCTGCTGATGGCAGCGCTGTTCTTCTTCTCCTGGCTGGCTCAGTCCGTCGCGGGCGTCGCCGCCTACAACGAACAGCAGCTCCGACAGCTCCAAGCCCCCGTCGACTGGGGGCATTACGTCAGTTCTGCCGACTTCTGGAGCCGCAGCCTGCAGAACTGGCAATCCGAATTGCTGGCCGTCGCCTCGATGGCGATCTTCTCCGTCTACCTGCGCCAGCGCGGATCGCCGGAGTCCAAGCCCGTCGGCGCCCCGCACTCCACCACCGGCCTCGAGGGCTGAACGGCAGCACATCCCGTCCGCGGGCTCCGGACCCCGGGAGGCGACGCCCGACACGGATCGCGGACTCGGACGGCCCAGGCCACCCGTTGTGCCCCGAGTCTTCGAAAGGCCGTCGAGCGCTTCGGCGGTGGCGGCGCCCCGGGGAGCGAGGTCGCGGACACCACGGCATGGCGTGGGGCCGATGCGTTCTTCAGCGGGAGTGGGTCACTGACTGTGCCGACGCAAGGAAGTCCCGGACCGCGTCCGCGAAACCAACCGGATCGTTGGCGTACAGGAAGTGGTCCGTCCTCAGCTCGACGAGACGGGTGCCGGGCCGCCGAGCGGCCATCCGGGCCGCCTGCTCCGCCGACAGCACACCGCCTTCGGCGCCGCGCACCAGCAGCGCCGGGCAGGTGGAGCCGGTCCAGTCGGCCCAGTGGTCGCCGTGGACCTGCTCCTCGGATTCGTAGATGTCCCTGGGGTGGAAGGGCAGGCCCCAAGCTCCGTCCGGCCGCTCGCGGACGGCGGATTCGAGGTAGGGGGCGAACGGGCCCAACTGCGCCACGAACGCCTCCCGGCTGGGAGCGGTGCCCTCCGGAAGGTTCAGGACGAACGCCAGCGGGTTGCTGCCGTCCAGGCCGAGTTCGGCACAGCCCTCGCCGTTGACCAGCGCGGTCACGCGCTCGGGGTGGCGGGCGGCGAACTGATAGGCGTTGATCGCGCCGAGCGAGTGGCCGAGGAGCGCCGCGCGGTCCAGTTCCAGGTGGTCGAAGAGGGCTTCCACGTCGGCGAGGTAGCCCTCCCGGCTGTAGTCGGCCGCCCGGTCGGAGTCGCCGTGGCCTCGCTGGTCGAGCGCTATGACCCGCCAGTCCGGGGCGAGGCGGGCGGCGAGATCGGCGTACGACCTGCCTTCGGACATGTGTCCGTGCAGGGCGAGCAGCGGGCGGCCCGGCCCCCCGAAGTCCACGTAGGACAGGGTGCGGCCGCCGACTGTGAAGGCGGAGCGCTTGGCGTTGGTGTTGGCGGTGTTCATGGGCTCACCGTAGGCGATATCTATACGAGCGTACAAGACGTACGTACGTGTAATACGGGCGTATGAACGTTGGTGTCGAGCGGTCGGTCTGTGCGGCCGGTCACCGGTGTCTCCTGGAGACGGAGCCGCCGACAGGCGTCGACGAGGGTCGCCTCGAAGCCCGACGGAGCCTTGGCGTCAGACGCTTCGAAGCCCTGTCGGCCTGCTCTCCCCGAGGCGCACCTCGGCACCCCTCATTTCCTGGGGCTCCTCGAAAGGCCGGGCTGTGTGATCGTGTGGCGAGCGCTGATTCATTTCCGAAACCGGCGTTGCGGTATGTCATCCCGCCCCGGCGGTGGGGCGGTGTCGGCCGCGCTTCCCGCCGCCGTCCGTGCCCGGTCCGGCGGCATTCCCGCCCTGCCTGCTCGGGGGCGAGTAATGCCGGGAACGAGGGGAACTCGGGGCATGAAAAAGGCGAGGAATCCGGGGGCAGTGAAGGTCTGGGAGAATGGAGATGTATTCGTGAGCGCTGATATGTGGGGCTACCAGCCGATGGCCGGATACACGACCGGCAGCAGTCTGATCGGCTACAAGGTCGAAGCCACGGACGGAAGCATCGGCAAGGTCGACAAGCACTCCGACGACGTCGGGACTTCGCATCTCGTGGTCGACACCGGGGTGTGGATCTTCGGCAAGCACGTCCTGATCCCGGCGGGCCTCGTCAGCGGCATCGACACAGCGGGCGAGACGATCTACGTCGACCGGACCAAGGAGCAGATCAAGAACGCTCCCGAATTCGACAAGGAAAAGCACACCGGGGACCCGGGCTATCACGAGGTGATCGGCGGCTACTACGGGAGCCACCGGGCCTAGGTCTCATAGGCCTCATATGCCACAGCGTGCGTCTCCGTGTGGAATCGCAGGAGGGTGTCGAGGCAGGTCGCCCGGACCGGCCGACAGCATCGTACGAAGGCCCCGGACCGTGGTCCGGGGCCTTCGGTGGTCTCAACCGCTCAAGCGGCTGCGCAGCAACTGCTTGCCGAACTCGGCTCCCTTACGGCTGTCGGCCTGCGCCTTGCCGAAGAGTTCGGCGAGTTCGCTGTCGCCCTCCCGCTGTGAGCATCGACCCCCGGCCGTGCCTCGGTGCGCTGCGTGCCGGCCGCGGAACGTGGCGTCCGCCCCGGTGCTTATTGGTTTGCCGCCGATAGTTGCGGTCGGATAGGAAGCTTGCATGCTCAGGGGCAACAAGGTCGGGCTCAGGGCCCGGCACGAGGACGACATCCCGATCCTGCGGGCCGAGCTCTACGACGACGTGGTCAACTCCTCACGCTCAGAAGCCGGGCCGTGGCGGCCGATCACGCCCGGCTCGAAGGATCCACGGCTCGTGGCGGACGACAAGGAGCAGGGGCACGTCAAGTTCTCCGTGGTGGAGCTGGAGGGCGACACCCTGGTCGGCACGGCTGCGCTGTGGGGCATCGACAACCACAACCGGTCCGCGCACATCGGGATGGGGCTGTTGCCGTCCTCCCGCGGAAAGGGATACGGCACCGAAGTGGTCGCGGTGCTGTGCCACTACGGTTTCGTCGTGCGCGGCCTGCAGCGGATACAGATCGAGACGCTGTCGGACAATGCCGCGATGCTGCGTTCCGCTCAGCGCAGCGGCTTCGTCCGCGAGGGCGTGCTGCGCTCCTCGGCATGGGTGATGGGCGAGTTTCTGGACGAGGTGGTGCTCGGGCTCCTGGCCCAGGACTGGAAGCCCGCCTCGATGGGCTAGGCAGCCGCCGGATTGACAAAGACGTTCACTCGTCCCGCCTCTGACGTGCCGTCACCGCAGAGTGGTCGCGTGCACCGCGTTCCGACACAACGGCTGCGGCCGTCGGACCGGCATCGGCCGCCTTGCATCGCACGGGCCGCAACGTCCCGCCATCAAGCCGGTGCATCGCCCTTGCGCGACTCACGTTATGCGACGCATCACTTCCGGAGTGCCGTGCGTCGGGCATGCGCCATCATGATCGGAATGGACGCTCGTTTCCTCGGCATCGCCGAGCTGGCCGAAGTCCCGTCCGTGGCGGTCGTGGTCGACGTCATGCGCGCCTTCACCGTGGCCGCCTGGGCCTTTGCCCAGGGAGCGGAGAAGATCGTTCTCGCTGAGTCGCTTGAGGAAGCCCTGGCACTCAAGGCTCGCCACCCGGATTGGGTGGCGCTCAAAGACGGTCCGCCCGCGCCCGGGTTCGACGCCGTCAACTCGCCGGGCCTGCTGCGGTCCGTTGACGTCGGCGGACGGACCGTTGTGCAGAAGACCACGGCCGGGACGGTCGGCGCCCTCGCGGCCAAGGAGGCGTCGCTGGTGCTGTGCGCCGGCTTCGTCGTGGCGGAGGCAACGGCTCGGTTCCTGCGGACGCGCAAGAGTGACAGTGTCACCTTCGTGGTCACCGGTGAAGAGGGCCGGGCCGATGAAGATCTGGCGTGTGCTCAGTACATCGCTCGGAGAGTCACCGGGGCTGAGACGGATGCCGGCGAGTTCCTCCGCCGCGCTGCCGAGTCCCGCGCCGCTGCGGAACTGGCGGAGGGCGTGCGTCAAGGAGTCCACCCTGACGACGTTGCGCTCTGCCTCGAGGTGAACCGATTTCCCTTCGCCATGGCGGCCACCTTGGACAGTTCGCTCATGGTGCTCCGTCCTTGCGCCGTGCCTTCGCTGAACGACGAGGCCCTGATCTGATCGCTGGTGAGGTCCGACTTGCGCCACGTCCGCGGCGGCCGCACGTGCCACGTCACGCCCGTTCGGTCACGGCCGTTCGGTCATTCCCGTTCGGTCAGGGGCCCTTGCGCTGGGGGGAGTGCGTCGAAATGCCGTCGCCCGGCTCCATCGCCTTTCGTGCCGGGCCGCTTTCGCGCCGGGCCTCCGGGGGCTACTGTTCCGGTGCAGCGAGTGACACACGAGGAGCCAAAGTCATGATCGGTCGCCCGAGCGCGCGTTGACGTCGTAGGCCGCCACCGGCCCGTCATCGCGTGCTGCCCTTGATGTTGCGGCACAGCGAACCTTCCCTGCCCGGACCTTCGGTGCGTCTGTCGTGCGCTCGACGGCGGGTGCTTCGTTGTCGGCAAGCCAAGGATCCTCGTGCCGTCCGCTTCTTCTTCTTGTGTATCCGGTTCCGGTCGCCCTGTTCCGTCAAGCCTGTGGCGCGACGGCGACTTCCGCAGACTCTGGCTCGGCCAGGCGGTCTCTCAACTCGGCGAACACGCAAGCCTGGTCGTGCTGCCGCTCTTCGCGGTCCTGACGCTCGACGCCGGTGCCGGCCAGTTGGGCGCGCTGCGCGCGGCAGGACAGGCGCCGATCCTGTTGCTCTCGCTCTTCGTCGGCGCTTGGGTGGACGGGTGGCGGACGCGCACGGTGATGGTGCTGACGGACGTCGGCCGGACCCTGACCCTGGGCGCCGCCGCCGTGGCCGGCCTCCTCGGTTGGCTCGGGCTGCCCGCGCTGTTCGTGGTCGCCTTCGCCGTCGGGGCCCTGTCCGTGTTCTTCGACGTGGCATACCAGGCGTCTCTCGTACGGCTGGTGCGACGTGATCAGCTGGTGCGGAGCAACAGTGTGCTGGAGGGCAGCCGGTCCGCGGCCCAGATCGGTGGTCCCGCCCTGGGCGGCACGTTGGTGTCCCTGCTGTCGGCGCCTATCGCCATCGCCTCCAGCGCGCTGTTCTTCGCGCTGTCGTTCCTGTCGATCCGAGGGATCCGTAGGGACGAACCCATCCCGAGAGGTTCGGAACGCCCCGCTCGTATGTGCCGGCGGATCCATGAGGGCCTCCGGTTCGTCATCAGCGACACCTCGCTGCGGGCCGTGTGTCTCGCCTCGGCCGCCTTCCAGTTCTCCTTCGCGGCCGTGATGACCGTCTATGTGCTCTTCCTTCCGCGGGAACTGCAGCTGTCAGGCACTGCCGTCGGGCTGGCACTCGCGGCGACGGGACCGGGCGCGCTCCTGGGCTCCGTACTGGCCGCACGCCTGCCGAACCGGTTCGCGTACGGCCCCGTACTCGTGACCGCGGCGGCACTCGGCGACGGCGCGTTCCTGTGCGTGCCCGCGCTGCACGGCCCCTCTGCCGTAACGGTGCTCGCTCTCCTGGCCGTCAGCTTCGTGTTCGGGATCGGCGGCCAGCTGGTGACGGTCACGGTCATGGCCGTCCGACAGGCCGTCACTCCGGAAGGAATGCAGGGCCGTGCGGCCGCGACGATCACCTTCGTCGGCATGGGGTCGACCCCGCTCGGTTCTCTGCTCGGCGGATTCCTCGCGGCGGAGTGGGGGTTGCGCACCAGCCTGCTGGTGACGGCCGCAGGCATGCTGCTGTCCCCTGTGGTGATGGCCTTGTCCCCGCTCGCCCGACTGGGACGGGAGCTTCCGGCCTCCCGGGAGGCCACGGCGACGACGGCCGGCCAGCCGGAACTGCATGAATCGGCCCTCCGTACGACGAGCAGTCGCCACCGGGCGCCACGAGGCGACGCCAGGTGACGCCGGGTCACGTCGACGTCGCGACTCACCTTGAGCGCCGAGCCGTTGCTGCCGCTGCCGCTGCCGCCGTAGGTCATCCGATGCTCCTGCCCGGCGGGCGTGCGATAGGTTGCCCGTCATGGCTGAGCTCGGACCCGGCGCCTGGCCGCCTGCCCCGATCAGGACCGAGCGGCTCGTGCTCCGTGAGTCCGAGGCTCGGGACCGTGCGGCGT
Protein-coding regions in this window:
- a CDS encoding GTP-binding protein, which gives rise to MDSATSDVRTPLGATADNGLKIVVVGGFGVGKTTMVRSVSEIRPLNTEETMTRAGETVDDTSEIRGKTATTVAFDFGRITLDERNVLYLFGAPGQERFWFLWDRLFSGTLGAVVLVDTRRIGDSWYAIDRLERHGTPFIVACNDFGGARHAHEDVREALDLDPQVPLIDCDARTRESSKQVLITLVQHIQSRYAGQRDHAAASSREFV
- a CDS encoding DUF2267 domain-containing protein; its protein translation is MAMRWEAFLDQVKERGAYETTEEAERAARTVLALLGAHLVGEVRAELAARLPEGMALLLLNPLQAHEPLSPERFVRATAAWIEGATERTAAWDVSAVLSVASDAAGEELTRRILLQLPAGYDLLFGHPQPV
- a CDS encoding cytochrome P450 family protein encodes the protein MTSGTEELRIPLDPFVTDLDGESAKLRAAGPLAAVELPGGVPVWAVTRHAEARALLTDPRLVKDIEVWGAWRRGEIPSDWPLIGLANPGRSMLTVDGADHRRMRGLVAQALTPRRVEAMRERITELTARLLDRLPADADVVDLKAEFAYPLPMYVVADLMGIEESRLPRLKVLFEKFFSTQTPPQEVVATLVELAGIMAETVAAKRAEPGDDLTSALVLASEDGDRLTDEEIVSTLQLMVAAGHETTISLIVNAVVNLSTHPDQRALVLSGEVDWSAVIEETLRWSTPTSHVLIRFATEDVPVGDRVIPAGDALIVSYGAIGRDEEAHGPSAGEFDITRETRTRHISFGHGPHVCPGAALSRLEAGVALPALYARFPGLHLAVEPSALRNKPVVTQNDLFELPVRLAPAAL
- a CDS encoding DUF742 domain-containing protein; this translates as MKRPGRDDAPDRLYTLTGGRSRSGPDSPFDLVTLVVAESDPTVGMQSEHAAVLRLAQAPTAVVEVAAELGLPVSITKILLSDLLAAGRVSARHPRNSALPDPDVLEQVLVGLRNL
- a CDS encoding DUF2267 domain-containing protein; amino-acid sequence: MISQLEPCRSTTGTTFEQMLERVRYEGAYPTRAQAERSVRAVLAALGRQLTGEERVELAARLPHEAAVILTSEIPATEPLTGWGFVKDLASRTGGSMATTRWDTGTVLRVVAQLAGEELLSRVLAQLPSGYALLFGRAELTRAA
- a CDS encoding Hsp20/alpha crystallin family protein, with the protein product MLMRTDPFRELDRLTQQLLHTPGTWSRPSAMPMDAYREGEEYVIALDLPGVPTDAIEIDVERNMLTVKAERRPVAKADDVQMELSERPLGVFSRQVVLADTLDTDHIKADYDAGVLTLRIPIAERAKPRKIAIGGGSAHKEISG
- a CDS encoding roadblock/LC7 domain-containing protein, which translates into the protein MTGTTTADEKLTWLIEGLLERTPGARHALVLSRDGLKLCRTPELTVDQADQLAAIAAGIQSLSHGASVEFGDGSGGVRSSMTEFYGGTLFIVEAGEGAHLAVVTTEEAEPGLVGHNMSELVEQLGEHLTAPPRTA
- a CDS encoding type III effector protein — translated: MTQEDQPVPRARGLTPASFLAAAALNTIRDALHTAQTSWDGEQPAPAQTSSEQALAALLLLREVRDQLAEWEPGLIEEAREAGSSWADLAHPLGVSSRQAAERRYLRVRPGTPGSTGEQRVQATRDRRAADRTVTAWARDNAADLRRLAGQITALTDLPAAARTPLVELTAALADNDAAALVGPLTVTHPYLTPGHPELAALVHDVARHTDRLRRDSGDQRRGPRTPGP
- a CDS encoding DUF6766 family protein, with translation MLGFVRDNGMSLGFGCAFLLALAGQAIAGCAEFNNQLAVDGLAQVGFLDYLTSSDFAVDVTENWQSEYLQFFLYIFATVWLLQRGSPESKEMDKAGPESDEDQRVGEHAAPDSPRWASAGGVRQALFSRSLGLLMAALFFFSWLAQSVAGVAAYNEQQLRQLQAPVDWGHYVSSADFWSRSLQNWQSELLAVASMAIFSVYLRQRGSPESKPVGAPHSTTGLEG
- a CDS encoding alpha/beta fold hydrolase gives rise to the protein MNTANTNAKRSAFTVGGRTLSYVDFGGPGRPLLALHGHMSEGRSYADLAARLAPDWRVIALDQRGHGDSDRAADYSREGYLADVEALFDHLELDRAALLGHSLGAINAYQFAARHPERVTALVNGEGCAELGLDGSNPLAFVLNLPEGTAPSREAFVAQLGPFAPYLESAVRERPDGAWGLPFHPRDIYESEEQVHGDHWADWTGSTCPALLVRGAEGGVLSAEQAARMAARRPGTRLVELRTDHFLYANDPVGFADAVRDFLASAQSVTHSR